One Drechmeria coniospora strain ARSEF 6962 chromosome 01, whole genome shotgun sequence genomic region harbors:
- a CDS encoding Mediator complex, subunit Med1 produces the protein MATPTPMKHAPSQQGRTPSQLAAATPPVSTPFSNPAQAAFSPRGPKSSPQQVRKSPATSSTLLAPPALGAFSFDSPSTAAAMGALGIGSAFDMGLDNVAVAGLDGLGAALASEDDKLKRLDTILKLLAGKKGFVSEAGLERLAQHIGLELLAEEQTTPGGRKTRTLAIAGSAIALDIVLDNNIVLGTALAYHGSAPAVARHMDAAGRILLRDLQLLPGQSPLTKTLASFASNFERLALLDKLSIAPGLDCHEALAGIYVSLERLHRWDLSRLREDPSLAGKSDAYLSATAMCTRHGLPAMHARGKVGLAVQYWKELRFVPPPTEALAGYAEKREKVWSLLLGCAAINGVGLPPVRVSESWISDKVVKDDPSLPPGGFCLDWQEPENISLPQSEENKDSGMDMLHPDLSTTRVPRVMFTVTFDPPVVLPQNEWSRLHMLANVDPPSLELNSGGSPPTFDALLFPHNPAEEGEQREPRMVSRRRDVVVFGQDLGQGPEPVTKQHRNTLYVYKPIYAQVLSDMAFSHPRQLIDMMPVLRQYSFLSVLLENSFGAKTRRASTSPAAGGKTADGPSSRVTTVEHQLGNFVASDETAEEATDSTLLSIILWVHPAPHLQVVFPMGEATANVTIKILEGGIVEIVDENITGCRKADGKEFTRLTLASALEHLEDLGRWVEWIRTRLAA, from the exons ATGGCGACTCCTACGCCCATGAAGCATGCACCCTCCCAGCAGGGCCGCACGCCCTCGCAGCTGGCCGCCGCGACGCCCCCGGTCTCGACGCCCTTCTCCAACCCTGCCCAAGCTGCCTTCTCGCCCCGGGGACCCAAGTCGTCGCCTCAGCAGGTCAGGAAGTcgccggccacgtcgtcgacgctcctGGCACCCCCGGCCCTCGGCGCCTTCAGCTTCGACAGCCCCTCGACCGCCGCGGCCATGGGTGCCTTGGGCATCGGATCGGCCTTCGACATGGGCCTCGacaacgtcgccgtcgccggcctcgacggcctcggcgccgccctggCGAGCGAGGACGACAAGCTGAAGCGGCTCGACACCATCCTGAAGCTGCTGGCC GGAAAGAAGGGCTTCGTCAGCgaagccggcctcgagcggctcGCCCAGCACATCGGACTCGaactcctcgccgaggagcagaCGACGCCCGGCGGCCGCAAGACGCGCACCCTCGCCATTGCCGgatccgccatcgccctcgacatcgtcctcgacaacaACATCGTTCTCGGCACCGCCCTGGCCTACCACGGATCCGCCCCTGCCGTGGCGAGACACatggacgccgccggccgcatcCTTCTGCGGGATCTGCAGCTGCTCCCCGGCCAGAGCCCCCTGACCAAGACGCTCGCCAGCTTCGCCTCCAACTTTGAGCGGTTGGCCCTCTTGGACAAGCTGAGCATCGCGCCGGGCCTCGACTGCCACGAAGCCCTGGCCGGCATCTACGTCAGCTTGGAACGGCTCCATCGCTGGGACCTGTCCCGGCTGCGAGAGGACCCGAGTCTGGCGGGAAAGTCGGACGCGTATCTATCCGCCACGGCCATGTGCACCCGCCACGGCTTGCCCGCCATGCACGCCCGGGGCAAGGTCGGACTGGCCGTGCAGTACTGGAAGGAACTGCGCTTCGTGCCGCCCCCGACCGAGGCCCTGGCTGGCTACGCCGAGAAGCGCGAGAAGGTCTGGTCCCTTCTTCTCGGCTGCGCCGCCATCAACGGCGTCGGTCTCCCGCCCGTGAGGGTATCGGAGAGCTGGATCTCCGACAAGGTTGTCAAGGATGACCCGTCCCTGCCGCCCGGCGGCTTCTGCCTCGACTGGCAGGAGCCCGAGAACATTTCCCTGCCGCAGTCGGAGGAGAACAAGGACAGCGGCATGGACATGCTCCACCCCGATCTCTCGACCACCAGGGTGCCCCGCGTCATGTTCACCGTCACCTTTGACCCTCCCGTCGTGCTGCCGCAGAACGAATGGTCCCGCCTGCACATGCTCGCCAACGTCGATCCGCCGAGTCTCGAGCTGaacagcggcggcagcccgCCCACCTTTGACGCCCTGCTCTTCCCCCACAACCCGGCGGAGGAAGGAGAGCAGAGAGAGCCACGGATGGTCTCCCGCCGGCGAGATGTTGTCGTCTTTGGTCAGGACCTTGGTCAAGGCCCGGAGCCCGTGACGAAGCAGCACAGGAACACGCTCTACGTGTACAAGCCGATATACGCACAGGTCTTGTCGGACATGGCCTTTTCCCACCCCCGACAGCTCATCGACATGATGCCTGTTCTCAGGCAGTATTCCTTCCTGTCCGTCCTTCTCGAGAACAGCTTCGGGGCCAAGACTCGacgagcctcgacgagcccggcGGCTGGGGGCAAGACGGCGGACGgtccctcgtcgagggtgacgacggtggagCATCAGCTTGGGAACTTTGTGGCGTCCGACGAGACTGCCGAGGAGGCGACCGACAGCACGTTGCTGAGCATCATCCTCTGGGTCCATCCGGCGCCCCATCTCCAGGTGGTGTTCCCCATGGGAGAGGCGACGGCAAACGTAACCATCAAGATCCTCGAaggtggcatcgtcgagatTGTCGACGAGAACATCACGGGGTGCCGCAAGGCAGACGGGAAAGAGTTTACGCGCCTCACCCTGGCGAGCGCGCTGGAGCACTTGGAAGACCTCGGTCGGTGGGTTGAATGGATCCGGACGCGGTTGGCGGCTTGA